The following are encoded together in the Blautia obeum ATCC 29174 genome:
- a CDS encoding response regulator transcription factor, which produces MEAPKILVVDDESRMRKLVKDFLEKKNFHVLEAGDGEEAMDIFYEEKDIALLILDVMMPKMDGWEVCREIRKNSKVPIIMLTARGDERDELLGFDLGVDEYISKPFSPKILVARVEAILRRTGQDAGNDVLSAGGIVIDKSAHQASVDGKPMELSFKEFELLTYFLENQGIALSREKILNSVWNYDYFGDARTIDTHVKKLRSKMGDKGEYIRTVWGMGYKFEVDEA; this is translated from the coding sequence ATGGAAGCCCCAAAGATTCTTGTAGTAGATGATGAAAGTCGTATGCGTAAGCTTGTGAAGGATTTCCTTGAAAAGAAAAATTTCCATGTACTGGAAGCCGGAGATGGTGAGGAGGCAATGGATATTTTTTATGAAGAAAAAGATATAGCACTGTTGATCCTGGATGTCATGATGCCTAAGATGGATGGCTGGGAAGTATGTCGTGAGATCCGCAAAAACTCAAAAGTACCGATCATCATGCTCACTGCCAGAGGAGATGAACGTGATGAACTTCTTGGTTTTGATCTTGGTGTAGATGAATATATTTCCAAACCATTCAGCCCGAAGATCCTGGTTGCCAGAGTAGAAGCAATCCTTCGAAGAACCGGACAGGATGCCGGAAACGATGTGCTTTCTGCTGGTGGCATCGTGATTGACAAATCTGCTCATCAGGCAAGTGTTGACGGCAAACCAATGGAACTGAGCTTTAAGGAATTTGAACTTCTTACGTATTTCCTTGAAAATCAGGGAATTGCATTATCCAGAGAAAAAATCCTGAATTCTGTATGGAATTATGATTATTTTGGGGATGCCAGAACCATTGATACACATGTCAAAAAACTCAGAAGCAAAATGGGAGACAAGGGCGAATATATCAGAACCGTCTGGGGTATGGGCTACAAATTTGAGGTAGATGAAGCATGA
- the hisF gene encoding imidazole glycerol phosphate synthase subunit HisF codes for MFTKRIIPCLDVNKGRVVKGVNFVDLKDAGDPVEIAKAYDAAGADELVFLDITASCEERDTVVDMVRKVAACVFIPFTVGGGIRTVDDFKKLLREGADKISVNSAAIDRPELIREAAEKFGSQCVVLAIDAKRRPGGGWNIYKHGGRLDTGLDAIEWAKKAEALGAGEILLTSMDCDGTKSGYDIELTRAISDAVSIPVIASGGAGTLEHFYDALTEGGADAALAASLFHYKELEISQVKDYLADRGISVRR; via the coding sequence ATGTTTACCAAGAGAATCATTCCCTGTCTGGATGTCAATAAAGGCCGGGTGGTTAAGGGCGTTAATTTTGTGGACCTGAAAGATGCCGGTGATCCGGTTGAGATTGCAAAAGCATATGATGCAGCAGGAGCAGATGAGCTGGTTTTCCTGGATATCACAGCATCCTGTGAAGAACGTGATACGGTAGTTGATATGGTGCGTAAAGTAGCTGCCTGTGTATTTATTCCATTTACGGTTGGCGGAGGAATTCGTACCGTGGATGATTTTAAGAAGCTTCTCCGGGAGGGTGCAGATAAGATTTCTGTGAATTCTGCTGCAATAGACCGTCCGGAGCTGATTCGTGAAGCAGCAGAGAAATTCGGCAGTCAGTGTGTAGTGCTTGCTATAGATGCCAAGAGAAGACCGGGAGGTGGCTGGAATATCTACAAACATGGCGGACGTCTTGATACAGGATTGGATGCGATTGAATGGGCCAAAAAGGCAGAGGCACTGGGAGCAGGGGAAATCCTTCTTACCAGCATGGACTGTGATGGAACAAAATCGGGTTATGACATCGAACTGACACGTGCAATTTCAGATGCAGTCAGCATTCCGGTTATTGCCTCCGGTGGAGCCGGGACTCTGGAACATTTTTATGATGCTCTGACAGAGGGTGGCGCAGATGCAGCACTTGCAGCATCTTTATTCCATTATAAAGAACTGGAGATCAGTCAGGTGAAAGATTATCTGGCAGACAGAGGAATCTCCGTAAGAAGATAA
- a CDS encoding putative polysaccharide biosynthesis protein, translating to MNQKNNLVKNASFLMVAAMISKVIGLLYKSPLSSIVGNMGMGYISLAQNAYMILLMIASFSIPQAVSKLISERIALKDYKNAQKIFHGSLIYAAIVGGIVALVCLFGARFIIPSNQPNAVLALQILSPTIFLSGILGVYRGYFQAYRNMMPTSISQILEQIFNAAVSLIAAWMFIKYFADGTDGSVAKWGAAGSTVGTTAGVVIALLFMLLVYGVNRNAIKCRVRHDHYHDEESYGEILKLIILIVSPIILSSFIYNINGYLNGVLYSEIMGKHGVNADMISMMYAEYATYFMSIINIPLTLSSAAPTSMIPEVSALYATGDIDETRRRVDQTVQLSMFISIPCAVGLAVLAQPIVLLLFGGTNGVAGKLLMLGSFTILLNGMSNISNGVLQGIGKPKIPMITAAVALVVDVIVVVALLMFTDLGIYALLVAMIVYAIVVCVMNDFFMKKYLEYKNPWKAAYVSPLIASAVMGVVAAGVYYGFHAILPSNIICLGVSIILAAAAYFLVYILVDKTASERLSRMPGGAYLVRIAQRIRR from the coding sequence ATGAACCAGAAGAACAACTTAGTAAAAAATGCATCTTTCTTGATGGTTGCGGCAATGATCTCCAAGGTCATCGGTCTTCTTTATAAGAGCCCGCTTTCATCAATTGTAGGCAATATGGGAATGGGATATATCAGCCTTGCCCAGAATGCCTATATGATTCTTCTGATGATTGCATCCTTCAGCATTCCACAGGCAGTTTCCAAACTGATCTCAGAACGAATTGCTTTAAAAGATTACAAAAATGCCCAGAAGATTTTTCATGGATCTCTGATCTATGCGGCAATCGTAGGTGGAATCGTAGCACTGGTGTGTTTATTTGGGGCAAGATTTATTATTCCGAGCAATCAGCCGAATGCAGTACTGGCATTGCAGATCTTATCACCAACGATTTTCCTTTCTGGAATCCTGGGTGTATACAGAGGATATTTTCAGGCATACCGTAATATGATGCCAACTTCGATCTCGCAGATACTGGAACAAATTTTTAATGCGGCAGTCAGTCTGATCGCAGCCTGGATGTTCATTAAATATTTTGCCGATGGTACAGATGGAAGTGTGGCAAAATGGGGAGCCGCCGGGTCTACTGTTGGTACGACAGCAGGTGTCGTGATCGCACTGTTGTTTATGCTCTTGGTATATGGTGTTAATCGGAATGCGATCAAATGCAGAGTCAGACATGATCATTATCATGATGAGGAGTCTTATGGCGAGATTCTGAAGCTGATTATTCTGATCGTTTCTCCAATCATCCTGAGCTCATTTATCTATAATATTAATGGTTATCTGAATGGAGTTCTGTATTCTGAGATCATGGGCAAACATGGTGTAAATGCAGATATGATCAGTATGATGTATGCAGAATATGCGACCTACTTTATGAGTATTATCAATATTCCTTTGACGCTTTCAAGTGCAGCACCGACTTCAATGATCCCGGAGGTATCTGCACTGTATGCAACGGGAGATATTGATGAAACAAGGAGAAGAGTGGACCAGACCGTGCAGTTGTCCATGTTCATTTCTATTCCATGCGCGGTAGGACTGGCAGTGCTTGCACAGCCAATCGTATTACTGCTGTTTGGAGGAACAAATGGTGTGGCCGGAAAGCTTTTGATGCTTGGATCCTTTACGATACTTCTGAATGGAATGTCCAACATTTCCAATGGAGTACTTCAGGGAATTGGTAAACCGAAGATCCCTATGATCACAGCAGCAGTTGCGCTGGTTGTAGATGTGATTGTAGTTGTTGCGCTTCTGATGTTCACTGACCTGGGTATTTATGCATTGCTGGTTGCTATGATCGTGTATGCAATCGTTGTATGCGTGATGAATGATTTCTTTATGAAAAAATATCTGGAATATAAGAACCCATGGAAGGCGGCTTACGTAAGTCCGCTGATCGCTTCTGCAGTGATGGGTGTCGTGGCAGCTGGTGTTTATTATGGCTTTCATGCAATCTTACCATCTAATATCATCTGCCTGGGTGTATCGATCATTCTGGCAGCAGCAGCGTATTTCCTGGTTTATATCCTGGTTGATAAGACAGCATCCGAGCGGCTTTCCAGAATGCCTGGCGGGGCATATCTTGTTCGAATCGCACAGAGAATCAGAAGATAA
- a CDS encoding DUF6110 family protein: MIKLDKKHSGVFAAGVLFGTAGIKLLSSKDAKKVYTNCTAAVLRAKDCVMKIVSKVQENAEDIYAEAQQINEDRAAAEEAFEDTAEEETFKETEETAAEEE; this comes from the coding sequence ATGATCAAACTTGATAAGAAACACAGCGGAGTATTCGCGGCAGGAGTATTATTCGGAACAGCAGGAATCAAACTTCTTTCCAGCAAAGATGCAAAAAAAGTTTATACGAACTGTACAGCAGCTGTTCTTCGTGCAAAAGACTGCGTAATGAAAATTGTATCCAAGGTTCAGGAGAACGCAGAAGATATTTATGCAGAAGCACAGCAGATCAACGAAGATCGCGCAGCAGCTGAGGAAGCATTTGAAGATACTGCTGAAGAAGAAACATTTAAAGAAACAGAAGAAACTGCAGCAGAAGAGGAATAA
- a CDS encoding DUF3793 family protein — translation MLEAEIIAHCAPTLAGIKTANMFTYTPMNRNKLSMEIEEENRKLNCRGVFVEVLRTSEYKALVYVYRKKKLEQDLQCEGACALLKDCGYECQETDCCIRQLQERFFEKDGFPHEVGLFLGYPLDDVTGFIEQKGKNYKCCGIWKVYGNEKQTQMLFRKLKKCSEIYRRLFADGRSILQLTVAA, via the coding sequence ATGTTAGAAGCTGAGATCATAGCACACTGTGCACCTACGCTAGCAGGAATCAAAACTGCAAATATGTTTACTTATACACCAATGAACAGAAATAAACTGTCCATGGAAATTGAAGAGGAAAACAGAAAACTGAATTGCAGAGGTGTTTTTGTGGAAGTGCTCAGAACAAGTGAATATAAGGCACTGGTCTATGTATACCGCAAAAAGAAACTGGAACAGGATCTGCAGTGTGAAGGTGCATGTGCTCTTTTGAAAGACTGCGGTTATGAATGTCAGGAGACAGATTGCTGTATTCGACAGCTTCAGGAGCGCTTTTTTGAAAAAGATGGTTTTCCACATGAAGTTGGGCTTTTTCTTGGGTATCCTCTTGATGACGTGACTGGATTTATTGAACAGAAAGGTAAAAATTATAAATGTTGCGGAATCTGGAAAGTATATGGAAATGAAAAGCAGACTCAGATGCTTTTCCGGAAACTGAAGAAATGTTCAGAAATCTACAGACGACTTTTTGCGGATGGAAGATCAATTCTTCAGCTGACTGTTGCAGCATAA
- a CDS encoding heavy metal translocating P-type ATPase, producing the protein MRFKIEHEIRGRVRLHICQKRMTCRQADQLEYFLTKLNGVISVKVVERNQDVVICYSDNREEMLRAIQRFSYEKAEAPESYLQNSGREMNGEYWEKMVNHVVLHYGKKIFLPLPVRTFLTTLKSVKYIWKGVRTLAKCRIEVPVLDATAIGVSMLRGDFSTASSVMFLLGFGEILEDWTHKKSVDDLARSMSLNVSKVWLITEDSEVQVGTDEIKPGDRVRIHMGTVIPFDGIVTEGEAMVNEASLTGESMPVAKHESSYVYAGTVMEEGELTIRVKETSGSTKFEKIVTMIEETEKLKSAVESKAEHLADRLVPYTLAGTALTYALTRNVTKALSILMVDFSCALKLAMPISVLAAIREANAHHITVKGGKFLEAVAEADTIVFDKTGTLTKAQPTVVDVVSFNGDSKENLLRLAACMEEHFPHSMAKAVMDAAKERGLTHEEMHSKVEYIVAHGISTMVDGRKAIIGSHHFVFEDEKCTIPVGKEELFRNLPEEYSHLYLGIEGKLAAVICIEDPLRPEAPEVVKALRKAGFTQIVMMTGDSDRTAKAIATRVGVDKYYSEVLPEDKAKFVEEAKAQGRKVLMVGDGINDSPALSAADVGIAISDGAELAREIADITIGADDLSVMVTLKEISNGLMDKIHKNYRRIVGINGSLIALGVTGVIQPTMSALLHNTSTLLIGMDSMKSVL; encoded by the coding sequence ATGAGATTCAAAATAGAACATGAAATCAGAGGCAGAGTCAGACTTCATATCTGTCAGAAACGAATGACATGCAGACAGGCAGATCAGTTGGAATATTTTCTGACAAAACTGAATGGTGTAATCTCTGTCAAAGTAGTAGAGAGAAATCAAGACGTAGTGATCTGTTATTCTGATAACAGAGAAGAAATGCTGAGGGCAATTCAGAGATTTTCTTATGAAAAGGCTGAGGCACCGGAAAGTTATCTTCAGAATTCAGGAAGAGAAATGAATGGAGAATACTGGGAGAAGATGGTAAACCATGTTGTGCTCCATTATGGTAAGAAAATATTCCTGCCACTTCCGGTCCGGACATTTCTGACAACGCTGAAATCTGTGAAATATATCTGGAAAGGTGTGCGCACACTTGCAAAATGCAGAATTGAAGTTCCGGTACTGGATGCAACGGCGATCGGTGTATCCATGCTCAGAGGTGACTTCAGTACAGCTTCTTCCGTAATGTTCCTTCTTGGCTTTGGTGAGATTCTTGAAGACTGGACACACAAAAAGTCTGTGGATGATCTGGCACGAAGCATGTCCCTGAATGTGAGCAAGGTATGGCTGATAACAGAGGATTCTGAAGTTCAGGTAGGAACAGATGAAATTAAACCTGGTGACAGAGTCCGTATACATATGGGAACCGTAATTCCGTTTGACGGTATTGTTACAGAAGGCGAGGCTATGGTAAATGAGGCGTCTCTAACAGGGGAATCCATGCCGGTGGCAAAACATGAATCCAGTTATGTATATGCCGGAACGGTTATGGAGGAAGGTGAACTTACCATTCGCGTAAAAGAAACTTCTGGCTCTACCAAGTTTGAAAAGATCGTAACCATGATCGAAGAGACTGAAAAACTGAAATCGGCAGTGGAGAGCAAAGCAGAACATCTTGCAGACAGACTGGTTCCGTATACACTTGCTGGTACAGCTCTTACATATGCACTCACACGAAATGTGACCAAGGCATTGTCTATTCTTATGGTTGATTTTTCCTGTGCATTGAAACTTGCAATGCCAATTTCTGTTCTTGCAGCGATACGTGAGGCAAATGCACATCATATTACGGTGAAGGGTGGAAAATTTCTGGAAGCAGTTGCTGAGGCAGATACGATTGTGTTTGATAAGACAGGAACACTGACGAAGGCACAGCCGACAGTTGTTGATGTAGTTTCCTTTAACGGTGATTCAAAAGAAAATCTTCTCAGACTTGCTGCATGCATGGAAGAACATTTTCCACATTCCATGGCAAAAGCAGTTATGGATGCTGCAAAAGAACGTGGCCTGACTCATGAAGAAATGCATTCAAAAGTTGAATATATTGTAGCTCACGGAATTTCAACAATGGTAGATGGAAGAAAAGCAATTATAGGAAGCCATCATTTTGTATTTGAAGATGAAAAATGTACAATTCCGGTCGGAAAGGAAGAATTGTTCAGAAATCTTCCGGAAGAATATTCTCATCTGTATCTTGGAATTGAAGGGAAACTTGCCGCGGTGATCTGCATTGAAGATCCGCTTCGCCCGGAGGCACCGGAGGTTGTAAAGGCACTGCGAAAAGCGGGGTTCACACAGATCGTTATGATGACAGGTGACAGTGACCGCACAGCAAAAGCAATCGCAACCAGAGTTGGAGTCGATAAATATTATTCTGAAGTACTTCCGGAGGACAAAGCAAAATTCGTAGAAGAAGCTAAAGCACAGGGACGTAAAGTCCTGATGGTAGGTGATGGAATTAATGACTCTCCGGCGCTTTCTGCAGCAGATGTTGGTATTGCGATCAGTGATGGAGCAGAACTTGCAAGAGAAATTGCGGATATCACGATCGGGGCAGATGATCTGAGTGTCATGGTTACACTTAAGGAAATCAGCAATGGTCTGATGGATAAGATCCATAAGAATTACAGACGTATCGTTGGTATTAATGGAAGTCTGATCGCTCTTGGTGTAACAGGAGTGATTCAGCCGACTATGTCTGCATTGCTTCATAATACTTCAACTTTACTGATTGGTATGGACTCTATGAAATCTGTACTCTAA
- a CDS encoding flavodoxin, with protein MSKVAVVYWSSTGNTEAMANAVAEGAKAAGAEVISFESADFSADKVDEFDAIAFGCPAMGDEVLEEDEFEPMFNSCETKLSGKKVGLFGSYGWGDGEWMHNWEDKCKEDGAVLVADGVICQEEPDDDAVENCKALGKALA; from the coding sequence ATGAGTAAAGTAGCAGTAGTATATTGGAGTTCAACAGGAAACACAGAAGCTATGGCAAATGCAGTAGCGGAAGGAGCAAAAGCAGCAGGTGCAGAAGTTATTTCTTTTGAATCAGCTGATTTTTCAGCAGATAAAGTAGATGAATTCGATGCGATCGCGTTTGGCTGCCCGGCAATGGGAGATGAAGTTCTGGAAGAAGATGAATTCGAACCGATGTTCAACTCCTGTGAGACAAAACTTTCCGGCAAAAAGGTTGGACTTTTCGGATCTTATGGATGGGGCGATGGAGAATGGATGCATAACTGGGAAGATAAATGCAAAGAAGACGGGGCTGTTCTTGTCGCTGACGGTGTGATCTGCCAGGAAGAACCGGATGATGATGCAGTAGAAAACTGCAAGGCGCTTGGTAAAGCACTTGCATAA
- a CDS encoding transcriptional repressor, with the protein MEALREEIYDYTSDPAQESFRNQQYQRSSMQRSAIVDRLRREGCRITKQRKIILDIILQEECTCCKEIYFLASKKDPNIGMATVYRMINLLEEIGALKRKSAYRICDEQGQVPVCCVQLDDQTNIRLDNEKLCKIIEKGMESCGYLQSRRVRRVSVENSN; encoded by the coding sequence ATGGAAGCACTGCGAGAGGAAATATATGATTATACATCAGATCCTGCTCAGGAATCCTTCCGTAATCAGCAGTATCAGAGAAGCAGCATGCAGCGGAGTGCTATTGTTGACAGACTTCGCCGGGAAGGCTGCAGGATTACAAAACAGAGAAAGATCATACTGGATATTATTTTGCAGGAAGAATGTACCTGTTGTAAGGAAATATATTTTCTGGCATCTAAAAAGGATCCAAATATTGGAATGGCGACAGTATACAGAATGATTAATCTTCTAGAAGAAATCGGTGCCCTGAAAAGGAAAAGCGCTTATCGCATCTGCGATGAACAGGGACAGGTACCTGTCTGCTGTGTACAACTGGATGATCAGACAAATATCCGGCTGGATAATGAAAAACTTTGCAAGATTATTGAAAAAGGAATGGAATCCTGCGGATATCTTCAGTCAAGGAGAGTACGACGCGTATCCGTTGAAAATAGCAACTAA
- a CDS encoding sensor histidine kinase, which translates to MKPKKKTAGKSEKRKFHPLRQQIEFWFIGLFLLSMVITTVINGLFLEHYYISKKTDVLQEAVKNLEALKMTTDSDGKCSADISDEMFKDSSENNLTWVVITADGQTVCSVGSNEDLLEARLVGYAYDLDQKKDDHAKTLQQNENYVIQQVRDRFAGMEYVESWGELKNGCYFLIRTPLESIRESVSISNKFYFYVGILIIVVSGFVIWFVTKRITRPISELTLLSTKMSELDFETKYQSHAGNEIDELGENFNRMSEQLEKTISELKSANNELQKDIENKERIDQMRQEFLNNVSHELKTPIALVQGYAEGLKENISEDPESREFYCDVIMDEASKMNKLVRNLLTLNQLESGRDEMTVERFDIVTLIRGVLQSMDIMIQQKEAKVSFDAEKPVYVWADEFKIEEVVTNYTSNALNHLDGEKEIEIRVLTEENHVKVTVFNTGTPIPEEDIPNLWNKFYKVDKARTREYGGSGIGLSIVKAIMEGLHQQYGVQNYDNGVEFWFTLDRKNQ; encoded by the coding sequence ATGAAACCAAAGAAGAAAACGGCAGGAAAGTCAGAAAAAAGGAAGTTTCATCCGCTGAGACAGCAGATTGAATTCTGGTTTATCGGACTATTCCTGCTCTCCATGGTGATCACAACCGTGATCAATGGACTTTTTCTGGAACATTATTATATCAGCAAAAAGACAGATGTATTACAGGAAGCTGTAAAAAATCTCGAGGCGCTGAAGATGACAACAGACTCAGATGGAAAATGCAGTGCAGATATTTCTGATGAAATGTTTAAAGACAGTTCAGAGAATAATCTTACCTGGGTAGTGATCACAGCAGATGGACAGACAGTATGTTCTGTCGGAAGCAATGAAGATCTTCTGGAGGCCCGGCTGGTCGGTTATGCTTATGATCTGGATCAGAAAAAGGATGATCATGCAAAAACACTCCAGCAAAATGAGAATTATGTTATACAGCAGGTGAGGGACCGCTTTGCCGGAATGGAATATGTGGAGAGTTGGGGAGAACTCAAAAATGGCTGCTATTTTCTGATCCGAACGCCACTGGAGAGCATACGTGAGAGCGTTTCCATATCGAATAAATTTTATTTCTATGTTGGCATTTTGATCATTGTGGTCAGTGGATTTGTGATCTGGTTTGTGACAAAGAGAATCACGCGTCCGATCAGTGAATTGACACTGCTTTCCACGAAGATGAGTGAACTGGATTTTGAGACCAAATATCAGAGCCATGCCGGAAATGAGATCGATGAGCTGGGAGAAAATTTCAACCGTATGTCTGAACAGTTGGAAAAGACGATTTCAGAGTTGAAATCTGCAAACAATGAATTACAGAAAGATATTGAGAATAAAGAACGAATCGATCAGATGAGACAGGAGTTCCTGAATAATGTTTCTCATGAGCTGAAAACTCCGATCGCGCTGGTTCAGGGATATGCAGAAGGACTGAAAGAAAATATTTCCGAAGATCCGGAAAGCCGGGAGTTTTACTGCGATGTTATCATGGATGAGGCATCCAAGATGAATAAGCTGGTTCGTAACCTTCTTACTTTGAATCAGCTGGAATCCGGAAGAGATGAAATGACCGTAGAACGCTTTGATATTGTCACTCTGATACGGGGGGTTCTGCAGTCTATGGATATCATGATCCAGCAAAAAGAGGCAAAGGTCAGCTTTGATGCAGAAAAGCCTGTCTATGTATGGGCAGATGAATTTAAAATTGAAGAAGTCGTGACAAATTATACAAGCAATGCATTGAATCATCTGGATGGAGAAAAAGAGATCGAGATCCGTGTTCTGACAGAGGAGAACCATGTGAAAGTAACGGTATTTAATACAGGTACACCGATACCGGAGGAAGATATCCCGAATCTCTGGAATAAATTCTACAAGGTAGATAAGGCGAGAACCAGAGAATATGGTGGCAGCGGTATTGGATTATCTATCGTTAAGGCGATTATGGAAGGCCTCCATCAGCAGTATGGAGTGCAGAACTATGATAATGGTGTGGAATTCTGGTTCACGTTAGACAGAAAGAATCAGTAA
- the hisH gene encoding imidazole glycerol phosphate synthase subunit HisH, whose product MIGIIDYDAGNIKSVEKALAYIGEETIVSRDPEVLLKADKAILPGVGSFGQAMENLHRYNLVPVIKDMVKNNTPFLGICLGLQLLFESSEETPGVEGIGILKGKILRIPPAEGLKIPHMGWNSLHLQNNGRLFQGIPEDTYVYFVHSYYLHAEEPEIVKAVTDYSTTIHASVEKGNVFACQFHPEKSSRYGLKILENFAKLEKEGN is encoded by the coding sequence ATGATAGGAATCATCGACTACGATGCGGGTAACATCAAAAGCGTAGAAAAAGCACTTGCATATATTGGGGAGGAGACGATCGTTTCCCGGGATCCAGAGGTGCTTTTAAAAGCAGATAAAGCGATCCTTCCGGGCGTTGGAAGCTTTGGACAGGCAATGGAGAATCTGCACAGATACAATCTGGTACCGGTCATTAAAGATATGGTAAAAAATAATACGCCGTTCCTTGGAATCTGTCTGGGACTGCAGCTGCTTTTTGAGAGCAGTGAAGAGACACCGGGAGTAGAGGGTATTGGTATTCTGAAAGGAAAAATTCTGAGAATTCCACCGGCAGAAGGACTTAAGATTCCACATATGGGATGGAATTCGCTGCATCTGCAGAATAACGGAAGACTGTTTCAGGGAATTCCAGAGGACACATATGTATATTTTGTACATTCCTATTATCTGCATGCAGAAGAACCGGAGATCGTAAAGGCAGTGACAGACTACAGCACAACAATCCATGCATCTGTTGAAAAGGGAAATGTATTTGCATGCCAGTTCCATCCGGAGAAGAGCAGCAGATACGGCCTCAAGATCCTGGAAAATTTTGCGAAACTGGAAAAGGAGGGGAACTGA
- the ung gene encoding uracil-DNA glycosylase, which translates to MAPLSGEWLEALKGEFHQPYYAKLYKTVMQEYQTHKIFPPADDMFNAFHFTPLSQVKVVILGQDPYHNDGQAHGLCFSVKRDVEIPPSLVNIYQELHDDLGCYIPDNGYLEKWARQGVLMLNTVLTVRAHQANSHRGIGWEQFTDAAIGILNEQDRPIVFLLWGRPAQMKKSMLTNPKHLILEAPHPSPLSAYRGFFGCRHFSKTNEFLIQNGLESIDWQIENKEQQEIKE; encoded by the coding sequence ATGGCTCCTTTATCAGGAGAATGGCTGGAAGCATTGAAAGGCGAATTCCATCAGCCATATTATGCGAAACTATACAAAACAGTGATGCAGGAATATCAGACACACAAGATCTTTCCTCCGGCAGATGATATGTTTAATGCATTTCATTTCACACCACTAAGTCAGGTAAAAGTTGTGATTCTCGGACAGGATCCGTATCACAATGATGGACAGGCCCATGGGTTATGTTTCTCTGTAAAAAGAGATGTAGAGATCCCGCCATCGCTGGTTAATATCTATCAGGAACTCCATGATGATCTGGGATGCTATATCCCGGATAACGGTTATCTGGAAAAATGGGCCAGGCAGGGTGTTTTAATGCTTAACACGGTCCTGACTGTGCGGGCGCATCAGGCGAATTCTCACAGAGGTATTGGATGGGAGCAGTTTACCGATGCTGCAATTGGTATTCTGAATGAGCAGGATCGTCCAATTGTATTTCTCCTTTGGGGAAGACCGGCACAGATGAAAAAATCTATGCTGACTAATCCGAAACATCTGATTCTGGAAGCACCGCATCCGAGTCCGCTCTCTGCATACAGAGGATTTTTTGGATGCAGACATTTCAGCAAAACAAATGAATTTCTGATTCAGAATGGTTTGGAGTCGATCGACTGGCAGATTGAAAATAAAGAACAGCAGGAAATTAAGGAGTAA